The following is a genomic window from Hippoglossus stenolepis isolate QCI-W04-F060 chromosome 14, HSTE1.2, whole genome shotgun sequence.
AAATAAGTGTATTTCCCCAAAATAtgaaactattcctttaagtcTCTGAATGCAGCCAGATGCATGAATGTTGCTGTAGCAGCTACAAACATGAAGCTTGTTTAGCTGTAGTGCATTCTCTTCTGGTCACTATTCCCAAGGACAACTGGAGCCGTGTGCGTGTAAGAGGAAAACATCTTCTCTGAGATAAGACATGTTTGACAGGAGGCCTCTCCTCTCAAAGCAGAGagagtacgtgtgtgtgtgtgtgtgtgtgtgtgcattacactgagagagaaagagagggtgagagagagagcagcagctggtattgtgtgtgtgttttgccctGTGAGACCTGGCTCTTTGCTGGTGTTATATTACATGTGTTGTAGAGGCGAGGTGGGGTGAGCAGGCTCGATAGCCCAGAAGTGAGGGAGTGACAGATGAacaggagggaggcagggaggggggagaaacagaggtggTGTGGGGCAGGGGTAGGGGGGGATTGGTTGGTACTTGGAAATGAAGCCAGTGTCTGACACCCAAAGCACTTCTCATGCTCTGGCACAGGCTATTGTCGTCTGGAATTTGAGAAATGCATTTGATCTGTATACGGTGCGTCTCTGTGGGTGTTAGTGTGGATGACTCCTGGGGACAAAGTAGCcaccagagagggagagggagaacagACGGAGGAGGTACAGGGCAAGGGTCCCCTGATTGTACTTTCATCACACTTTTGACAAACCAGCAATTTTATTGAGGAGAATGGAgatgttgcttttttatttacctGCATCTGCAATTAAGACAAGAGACAGAAAGGAAACCTCTTTACTTTTATAGGTGGACTGTGTTAAGTGAGaaactgatgatgaagataaaagaAGAATAACATTCCAGTTCAAATTGTCTGTATGACAGGAGTGAAAAGAGGGAGGGCTCACAGATATTTTATCTGGCCCTGCACACACTATGCCTCCCTCCTTGCTCAAGTGCAATCCCATCTCTTCTGTTTGACCTCGGCATTCCTCAGACTCAGAGTGAATGCAAAGGCcacagtttcagtgtgtgtggatgtgtgtgtatggtgtgtgtgtttgatcagtGTTCACCCTCTGACTACTTGAAGTAATTCATACGATTCTCATCCGTGCAGTTTTAAGGGTTGAATAACTCAAAGGGGAAACCCACACCTCAGTCCTGGCTTCAATGTCTTGTCTACAGTTGAGGTCGACCTGCTGAGACGATTTAACCATCTCATCttgccttaaaaaaaaaaaaacttcacttCAGGCTTTCATCCATCTCTGAAATACAGAGGGGTGGTATTGTTGCTTTATGGATTCAtacaaacatgtttctgtttatatttaCTGAGGTAATTCCACTTTATTCTAGTTTTAATCAGCTTAATGAgggtaaatgtatttattattattgtgtaatCACTGTTAGAGCCTGTTCTGTTTGTGAAATGAAACCTTAACATGTTAACACCTTCACAATAAATGCAATAAACCCGTGAAAGATGTTACTTGAAAGAGCCAATACAAAAATACTAAATTATTGTtgaaagttctgcattcaaATTTCTACAGAAGAAGTACATATGTGCATTTGATTGGGATTGACAATATGAATCTGAATGATTatgaaatgaatgatgaaaATTAACTTTCAAAAACGCTATACATGGATGTTTCTGACTTTTCCCTAATCTTTACTGTTTTTAGTCAAATAATTAATACATGTATCTGTGCAGGCTTCAAATTGATATTAAAGTGAGTAACTGCTTTATCATTATGTATTTTAGCTGAAATCGGTGTGTGTCAGATGTTTGAGGTAAACATAATGAcctaaaaagtacaatatttacTTCCAAAATGTGAATTATAAAATAACAGCAAATGGATACAAGTACCTTAAAAATTGCATTTAACTgcagtacttgagtaaaagtattGAGCGGACAGGTTCGAGAGCTCAATGTTTACATTAAGAAAGCATAATGTAGATGTCGCTTGAATGTGGCCGAGCAGATTTATCATTAATGGAAAAGGTAAATAAACTAGCCATGTTCCTGTGGTACCACTCCCTTTCACAGCTATTGTTGAGAGCAGGTTGGTGCTTTCAGCCATTGAGCTGTCAGACAACACCATTGCTGCACCAATCTTTGTGCATATACTGCCACCTATTGCTGAACGCTGGTAGTACAGAAAATGCAGCAGGGtgtcatttatatttcagtttgtgGAAGGACCCCTAGTGGTGGCAGAGACTGTTGTAAAACTGTGAAACAGCTCAAAGACTCAGACAGTTAGTgtgaaaaagttttttttatttaggaaTGGTAAACAAGGCACTTTATGATGACACTATGTATTTAGTTCATAGCTGGGCAGGTGGCTCGACTTCACACACCCGTCAGAGAACCAGGTAAGTACATCTATGCTTTGGGTTAGATCTACATGTGACTCATCAGTCTCATGACTCATGTCTGAGTCTTAGAGCTGTAAGTTGGAGCAGGATGAAGTCTTCAGGGCTGAGTGTAGCGCAAGTATTTCTTCCCAGAAGGCACCTCTTTCGTTGTCACACCGTTGGGgaagagagcagcagcttcactaTCAGAGAGTGAGGGAATGACCATGACCTTCTGACCGGGCTGAAAGAGACATATAGGAACAGGTAAGTGTGGTTCTAGCCTTCGTTGTGATGATACTCGTGCAGCAGCCTCATGTGGCCCCTGAGTCATGTGGCTTATGGTCATTTTGTTTAGTGTAGCCTCTCAAAAAGGTTTGGATGTGATGCATGAATTTTGAATTCAAATCTCGTTCCTATTGGGAGTGAATGGACTCTTGTTGGCAGTTGGCTTCATAGTGTTGGAGGAGGGAGCGTGGGAGTCTGCACCGGTCAGGTGGAAACTTTGGACTGACTGTCAGGTCTATACTGTATCTGAATACAATTAAATTGTTGGAGATGttgttaaaacatttcactttatcCAACAATGGAAAAATATTTGAAGTACAGACAGGGGGATGGAAAGGGTAATGGCACATATGACTAATAAACTCTCATATGTGCTTTCTTGCTGAGGTTAAGATGAGAAgataaaaaaattgaataatataagaataataattaaaaaaattagaaGCTGGAGCAAGGACACAGTCAGCTCAGCTTAGTACACGTCGCTTCTCCAGGCACTGTAAATCTATTGGACTAAAACAATtcaaaagaaatggaaaaaaaaattattaaaatgacatAATTGGCTCAATCAATTAGTACTGATGAAAGTACTGATAATGATTTAAGTACTATACTTAAAAGATGTTGAAAGAgagttcttttattttcattataatattACATCTGAAATGGCTGTGTATCAtaacattgttctgatgtcCACACTGTCCTCGCCTTGTTTTTGATGTGTGCACAGTTAACTTAAGTACTATGACATAATCTGAGGACTGTGCATCCATCTGGTTGATTCCAATGATCAGCCAGGCAGCTgacagatacaaatacaaagtttgAGTGTGTACCTTCCAGTCGACCGGTGTGGCAACCTTCTTCTGTGCGGTGAGCTGCAGAGAGTCGATGACTCTGAGCAGCTCGTCAAAGTTCCTCCCTGTGGTGGCCGGGTAGAGGATGGACAGCTTCAGCTTCTTATCAGGGCCAATCACAAACACCTAAAGTGGGTTGAGAACACAAAGGTTTAGCATACCACTCAGAATATACATCCTTTTTTGATGCAAGTATGTccataaaaacaagcaaatacaTGATGTTTTACTCACCTAAAGAATTCATATCATTTTTCATACAATACATTTTCTATACCAAATCATGCCATAATTTTGCTCTAACTTAATTTACTTTCTAGGCAAATGGGGAGCAAACTGGGTGTGGCAGACAAATACTTGCATTAATAACttaatgaatatttcatttctgttaataaatgtatataatttgTTGTGAAGGAACATGTTAATTCAGATTTgatgaattattaatttatGCCGGCTGTTGGAGGGTGAGAGTGGTGTGTTTCATCCCCCCCGCTCCTCTGAAAGCTGAAGCTCTGTCAGTcaatggtggaggaagtacacaaacatttttactttaaaaaagtaaaaagaaaaccatttctacttgagtaaaaaaaagtatttatttactaTTAAATATACTGAAAGTCTACTACATCAGTCTCGGCTGTGGtatcgctgctgctgccgacACACTTCGCTCTCATTAAAAGGGGGCGGGGTCTAACTTTAACTAACCTGCTTCAATTGGAtcaaaaaaatatgaaaaataatgtgaacatgtaacacacaGCACTGTAAAAATTAAGTGGAGTAGAAAGATCAGATATTTGTTGGTATATGTAACggagtaaaagtgaaaggtaactgtaaataaaaaatacacagtatctaagtaaatgtattttgttacaTCCACCACTGCTTTCAGGCATGTAGCTACATAGTTTTAATCTGTTGTGAAGAAAAACTTGGTGCGGTTTCACTGTGATCACCATGAAGCACCATCCGCTCCAGCAGGACtgatgacatttcattttgtccgTGAAGAGCAGAAATAAAACCCCAGCATTTATGGAAACTGTGTGGTTCTTTTGCATGAGCGCGTATTTGCCTGAGGATGATTTGGAAAGAGTGGAATCGTAGGAgcaagaggaaaaggaggaagtgaTTGCTGTTATACTGGGCAGCTGCAAAATTTGGCATCTGTTAATTTGAATTTTGCCGTCTGTTGGTCTTTGTTTTTATAACGATACACTGGTGAAGAGGATACGCGTTAGTACGAGTAAACAGGAGGAGGGGTTTCTTACACAGCGAGCGGTGAGGGGCATTCCATCCTTGTCGATCTCATCGGGGTCCAGCATGCCCAGCTGAACGGACAGCGCTCTCTTATGATCAGCGATGATGGGGAAGGGCAGAGCACCTTCAGCCTGATTGTTGAATGCCATCACATCCTACTCACAGAGAAGGGACAAAGGGTTTATGTCAGTGTCATCCTTAGTTATTTATTCTCTCCATCCTGACTTAACGACAGCAATAAGTTACAAGTCACTATGAACTACATGCTGAGGTACTGTACGGACAAATCTGCTATGTCATAGATAAGCAGGTGGCGCCACTGTTCGACGAAGTGATGCTGGTCCAGTGAACTTTGACCAATCACTGGTCTGTTTGAGGAGGCGATATTGTAATGTGGCAACCCAGGTAAAAATCATCAGAGTGAATTCCGTCTGTGCCGAGGGTGGAGATTAAGCATGAATGTTTGACTCCTCAGTTTCCACCAACACAGGCAGAGTTACAGAACTTTCAAGAGTTAGATGCAGGATTTATAATTATACTGACTGAGTCTAATTTCATGGAGTTATAGTTCCAAGTGTCTTATCCTCCTGAATGGCAAGGTTTCCTCTCAAAACCAATTCAGATACATTATTGGATTTGAAGGATTGGTTTAGATTAGAtaacatcaaattaaatcaattacattgtttaattaattgcaaattaattaaatttccAATTATTTCGATTATTTTTaactatttaatttaaaacttaaaatgtgattaaatataaataaatcattactTTGATCTAAAATAAttgcattaaattaaattcaattaaggaaatgtaaatacaaaaataaacagaaaaatgttattatatcaggttcaatttgatttaattagttGATTTAATTAGACTGTTTCattaaaatttaataaaatgcctgaataaaatgattgaatTTAAACCTCTGAAgaatgcatttttattcaaaaacattttccagagcCACAGCAGTGGAGTTGTGTAAACATCATCTCTGATGCTGGATTGTTTAGATTTGTCTGTGAGCAGCTTTGAGTCATACCAACTAAAACCTGtcatcaaaatatgttttaagctcaatattttgtttttcctaCACACTGACAGAATGATGCAAATTTCAGCAGGTCTCAGTCTCTGGACTCTCTCTTTACTTATGAACTACTTTTATCACTAAAACCATTTTTAACTACTCTTAAACCAAAAATGTGACGATAGTATGTTACAatttaaagaagaagaatctgaaatgaaaacaggacaACAAGCATGTACGTAAAACATGGATCCTCTCTACAATAGATTAACAAGTGGAGTTAAAGGATAATAACCATAGGAGCACAGTGACCTATGAAACTACTGTTAATGTTTCTAGATCATAACCTACCTGCAGGCTTCAAACGTCAGTGTTACATAATAAAAGTAGAGGAACGTTAAATGCTATAATTAATGTATTCCACCCACAGTTGTCTAACCTGTTCAAACGTTGTTTTTTAACCTCTGATAGACCTCAATCAATCAGTGGTAGAgttatacagtgtgtgtgtgtgtgtgtgtgtgtctgtgtgtgtgtgtacccgaCCTTGCTCCAGTTGTGGTGATCCTCAACACTGTCGATGGACAGGGCGATCATCTTCACGCCACGTTTCTTGAACTCATCGCTGACCTTGGCGGCACAGGCCAGTTCTGTGGTGCAGACCGGAGTGAAGTCCTTTGGGTGGGAGAACAGGATGCCCCACCTGCAGAGGAAAGGATACACATCAGAATCATCAGAAACCTCAGTGTGGAAAAAAGCTGTATTAGGAACGTACCAAGGTCATTGCCATGTAACTCTTTTTAAGACCGACCTTGGGTAAAGGTTAGAGTGGCCGGGTTACGTCCTGCTATAGGTTCAAGTTAGTAGCCATATGTTATATGGAGCAAAAAGCTGCACAGCTGCACTAAAAAGACAACATTTACTAAGCCCTCAGTCATTCAGGTCTTGATGTCTTCAGGAGTTCTACATATCTTCATaggcaacacaaacaggaaacaccaAAAAAGGCGAGCAGCGAATAAAGATTTCACTGCTGTGCCTTTTGAGCTAttaaatgtttgcatttgttctgtcttgtgtgttttttctactCATGAATTGATGCACACATATTCTTATCAGGGACACACAAAGTCCagaatttcaaaatgtttttaaaagagtcAAAAAGACTGATAGGAGAGTTTAGAGTTTAGACAATAGAATTAGGGGTGAATGCAGGGATGGGGCCAGGGGAGCATTGACCACAGCTAGTGTGTAACTGTCCCCTGAAGcacccctgtcctgtcagtaggctttttttttttaaattagccACACTTCTAACaaaactaacaataaatatgacatttagattttttgcaTATGCTTTTGGAATAACATACTGAGCTTGGAcatggaataataataaaaaaaaatatattcattgtGTGGCTTCATTGTGGGCTGTGCACCAAGGATTGTTCATGGATGTTGGGCATATAATTGCCCCCTCGGTGTGAACTGTGGCCCCTTAATGGCCCCTGAATTAGAAGAGGTAGAAATGGGTCATACAACGGTTAACTTTTTAAATGGATAATTCCCCTGAGTCACACATCACATGAGTTTCTTCCCTCGCATGATTCTCCTCATTGTGTTGTAATGTAGTGTCACATGGGGTAGAGGCAACAGTAGAGCTCCTCCTCACAGGCATTGTGATCACTTTTTCATGGAGTGATCAGAGGCCTGGATTAGAGTGGAATTGGTTTGTTCAAGTGGAAAAAACTGGAAGCTGGTGTTGATTTAAAGAGTGACATGAGGAAAGGTTTTGTTTGGCTGCAAAATCCGTCTGTTTGTATCAAACAATATAGTCGACATTAGCTGTTCTAAGATGCCACCTTTCCTTTTGACTGACTCCCACTGGCGGAAATGAGCTCAAACCAGCCTTTGCTGAACAACAATGAAAAGCTGAAAAACTAGGACACAATTACAACAGATGGTTGCCTCTCTTATTCAAACATCTATTACCATTGAGGAAAGAAGGAATATAACTGAGCGGAGTCCTTACATTGATAAATAGACCGTTTCAGCATCATAATTAAAGTACGTCTGACTGGAAACTACAGGGTCATTAACATTATACAACACCATATCTGCTCAAACATTGAGGGTCCAAAGACTGAGTTGCAAATGGTGGAAGTAAAGCTGCCGTATTATCAATGTATTGTTTCgattaattattaaaacatttggtccataaaatgttcaaatgccTTCTTTTATCTGCATCTACAAACCCAATGCCGGGGTGAACAGGTTTTTAGATCAGAGTGAATGCCAACAGCGAGGCACTGCCCCAAGTTCACACAATACAGGCCTTGTCCTGACCGTGCAGCATCTCACTAATGAAGCACCTGGAGTCTGCAGCTGAAACAAGTTTGGTGGTCTTAGCtgtttcaaaacacaaagacaagatATGATAAGATTTATTGATCCCATAACAGGGAAATTCACTCGTTACATTAGCATGAGGTAGACAAAGGAAGACATGAAACTATAAAAtaggcaataaaataaaattttaaaaaactgagaaTATGAACATAACACTCACCTTTCAAtacatatgaaaatatatatatggttcACATATTACAATATTTTGGGTATTAGTATTTTTGTTGTATCACATTGATGTTGTAATATGTTTATCTAATAAGAAGGTTCATTgcaattatttcatattttaatctcTATGCAATTTCTCTGTAAATGCTGTTTGGGgtattttttaatgttgcttTCTCAGTTTGTCGTGATGcctttatatttcatttaaagcactttgaactgtCTTCTAGTTGAACTTAGCCAATGAACTTGCCCGATCTGATCCGCCTCTCATGCTTATGTAAGCCTGTCTCATTCAGCCAGCAGGTGTCGCTCCACAGTCACACACCTCCACGCTCAATCACGAGATCTGCTCTTTTAATTCAGACTTAATCCTTGAACAGCTCAGACACGTATCAGCTCCTCGGTCTGACTACAGGccttcacagaaacacatcacaTGGGTCAATGCAACGTTGCAAGACCgattaaactgttttttttaacgttctccaaaaaactaaataaactcTGAATAAATCAGTCTGCAGAGAGCATGCCAGTGTGTGGGTGGAGCCGGCGCACTTACGAGCTGCCCAGGAAATCGTGGAACTTGATCTTGCCGATGGTGGTGTCGGCCTCGAAGTTGGGGAACACGTCTCCCAGCAGAAGTCCAGGcatggtgctgtgtgtgtgtgtgggtgtgtgtgtcagagaaggACACACTTTGTTCTCTGGTGAGAACTGCACCATATGACTCGACCCGGAAAGGGAGGGACCACAGCTCAGTGACGTAAGCTCATCCACCAACCAAATCaatttcaagattcaagagtcaAGATTCAATTGTTTATTGTGcatattgtcatatgcacaacaattTAATTGGTTCTACACACTAGCAGAAATGTATCAAAGgcataacatttattttaaagaatcaACATCATAATTTGTACTGTACATGCTACACATGCGTAAAATCCAGTAAGTTGACGACTGGATTTTACGcatatacacaaacaataacTGACGCTTCACCTTCGTgcttaaaagaacaaaaacgtttctgtttttacagttttattgaCAAATCATTGATGGTCTGAAGTTCAACATAAAAATATTCACTAGAAATTGAAATTTTGTGAAGAAAAGTTAATGCAGGAGaatgcatttaaattaaaattagaaTACATATAGAGAAGAAATCTATATTATActgtgtacatacagtatatatgctaCAATAATAGATCTGTCTACATCAAAAGTCCAATTCTAACAATGAGTTGATCTTAAATCCTAAATCTTACCTATTACTATATATTACTATATATCAAAGTTTACTTCTCAGGATCGACTATTATAGTTTATGTTGAGTCCACAATGCATACACTATATAGAAATAAAGAATTAAGTGATGAGGCAGagtcctttttatatatttattaaatacagatattgatgacatttattttttcattatataATAATGGCATTATTATTAACTAGATTTTCagaatgtatatatttatatgtacatatatacatatatttacgTAAgaatgtacatacacacacatacactagaGATTCTTTCATGTAcaataatactttttttatatattaaatctTGATAATTTCGGTTGTagttcaaaaatacaaatacagtataacATGCtcataaaataaagtaaaaatatttgtattcctaTGCCAAAGGAGATACGACAGTAAACCTTGAATCTCTTTAATAATATAAGTATATAAGTAATATTCGACCAGCTCTTATCTGACTTCCACTGAAGTACTTCCGGGTCACCCAGCTTCCGGGTGAAAACTACGGCAGCCGGGATGTGAACAGTGAAGCCACAGCAGATGAGCTGAAGACGCGATAGACCCTCGAATCACTGCAGAACATCTGGTACTGCAGAACATCTGGCGCTGCGGTGCTCCCACTCCACAGTCAGTCTACACCGGCACATTCACAGACAACATGCCGTCTCCTAAAGCTAAAAACCCGGCTCGCAGCGGAGGAAGCCCGGTGTTCGGCAGCTCCAACGGCCGCTACGACTTCAAGTCACTGACGAAGCCGCTGAACCGCTCCTCGCCGCCGCCGCACCTGCTCCAGCGGCAAGGCTCCGACCCGACCACGGCCCGGCTCCGGGCCTCGGAGAGCCCCACACGCCGCCggggctccagctcctccacggGCTCGGCGCCGGACGAAGACGGTATACGGCTGAACCCGTCTTTCATCCGCGTAGCGCTCAGCTCCCTGCTCGCCATCGACCTGTGGCTGTCCAAACGGCTGGGGGTGTGCGCCTGCGAGGACGCGTCGTGGGGCAGCATGCGCCCCCTGATGAAGCTGATCGAGATATCCGGACACGGCATCCCCTGGCTGGTGGGGACCGCCTACTGCCTGTACAAGAGCGACAGTGCTGCAGGACAAGAAGTCATGCTCAACCTCCTCATGGGTAAAACCACATCTCTGCTAACATGTCTCCGTCTGACAGGGGGTTAGaaccatacagtctatggttagaACACTGTTAGAGGAGGCCTCCCCATTTCCCATTGTCTCCACCCTGGCCTTGATCCAGCTGTTTTCACCCCACTACCTATAACCTACATGTTTTCTTCAGCTGTCCtatgacatttgttttgtcagCTGCATCCCTCAGCTTTGCAAACAGGTGAATGCTTCAGTTCCAGCGATATAGTGCCTACATTTGCAGATTGTATTGTGTTTTGCAAAACTCTTCTCCAACCCACCACGCtttattattgcttttattattattaccaaaCATAACTTCcagtgtgttgtgtcttttagGATTGGCCCAACCCAAACCAAACACGGGTCATCAGATATAATGGTACAGATACTATTTTTCCCTTCCCAATACTATTCCGAGACATGAAACTTGGATATCGGCCGATACAGCGTACTGATCTTACACCAGTGCATTTAGAAGATAACGTGTAAAACCTGTTTTAACAGTTGTATGCTactactaaccctgtatggagGTGACAATTACTATAATTTCTGTATGGCCTGGATCAGGTTAACCTTTAGGATATGTAATTACAACCTGGCTAACTGTACCGTGGCTCcaaatttcccatcatgcaactgACAGCTTGGTCGTCGAGAGAAACTCGACTACTTTGTCAGTTATCTTTCGTGCTGTGGAATTAATCACATTGTTTGAATGAGGTCTCTtagtttgctgctgcagtttttgCCCTTTGCCTAGGTGAACTCCTCGTGCGCCTCCGTGTCACGGCTCTTCAGGTGCTTTGTAAAATTGCGAGTTAGTCATCATGTGGCTTCACTCACTTTGTATATCATCAAAAACTAATTATACACAAACTTACTGGACAAATGAACACTTTAACCAATAATGACAAGAtctacctcaaatgacagaaaagatCTTAAACACaaaaatttaaaccaaactttttttttttgactttttttttcatccttgtCCATGTTTGGCAGGGTTTGTGACCTATGCTGTAgtaagccaccagggggcaattcacaaattttggcttcacttttgggaagctgtcaggtctttatacagtctgtggtttt
Proteins encoded in this region:
- the prdx6 gene encoding peroxiredoxin-6, with protein sequence MVQFSPENKVCPSLTHTPTHTHSTMPGLLLGDVFPNFEADTTIGKIKFHDFLGSSWGILFSHPKDFTPVCTTELACAAKVSDEFKKRGVKMIALSIDSVEDHHNWSKDVMAFNNQAEGALPFPIIADHKRALSVQLGMLDPDEIDKDGMPLTARCVFVIGPDKKLKLSILYPATTGRNFDELLRVIDSLQLTAQKKVATPVDWKPGQKVMVIPSLSDSEAAALFPNGVTTKEVPSGKKYLRYTQP
- the plpp6 gene encoding polyisoprenoid diphosphate/phosphate phosphohydrolase PLPP6, with protein sequence MPSPKAKNPARSGGSPVFGSSNGRYDFKSLTKPLNRSSPPPHLLQRQGSDPTTARLRASESPTRRRGSSSSTGSAPDEDGIRLNPSFIRVALSSLLAIDLWLSKRLGVCACEDASWGSMRPLMKLIEISGHGIPWLVGTAYCLYKSDSAAGQEVMLNLLMGLLLDILLVGIVKAVVRRRRPSHNRMDMFATFSVDSYSFPSGHATRAAMCGRFFLTHLVLAAPLRVLVLLWVGLVGLSRVMLGRHNVTDVVFGFWMGYWQYNLVEMLWLSPQTLQGMVGQLF